One window of the Solanum stenotomum isolate F172 chromosome 11, ASM1918654v1, whole genome shotgun sequence genome contains the following:
- the LOC125844921 gene encoding uncharacterized protein LOC125844921: MEIEADESFKQAGAIPFKWEIRPGVPKLQQPLIKQEDPQEVAENNRSRPIPETPRRLKPPPAADFNFQQPIEEPRTRSFRSAPRARSDRHVLNLLTRPDMGVSSDWCFPSPLLKRATEKNTKMKKKSHKTGPEPEPDYLSDLDTVSRWSVSSRKSISPFHDSLSSSFSSRESSPRRPVSDVDWVGFALF; the protein is encoded by the coding sequence ATGGAAATTGAAGCGGATGAATCATTTAAGCAGGCCGGAGCTATTCCGTTCAAATGGGAAATCCGACCAGGAGTACCCAAGCTTCAACAACCATTAATCAAACAGGAGGATCCACAAGAAGTAGCCGAGAACAATCGGAGCCGTCCAATTCCAGAAACACCACGTAGACTGAAACCTCCACCAGCGGCTGATTTCAATTTCCAACAACCAATTGAAGAGCCCCGAACCCGATCCTTCCGGTCAGCTCCACGGGCACGATCAGATAGGCATGTTTTGAATCTATTGACCCGACCCGATATGGGAGTTTCCTCAGATTGGTGCTTCCCGTCTCCATTGCTGAAGCGAGCAACGGAGAAGAATacgaagatgaagaagaagagtcaTAAGACTGGACCCGAACCCGAACCCGATTACTTGTCGGATCTAGATACAGTTTCTCGATGGTCAGTGTCTAGCCGGAAGtcaatttctccttttcatGATTCACTTTCCTCTTCGTTTTCGTCACGTGAGTCGTCGCCTCGACGACCAGTGAGCGATGTTGATTGGGTTGGCTTTGCTCTGTTTTAG